One Bacillus amyloliquefaciens DSM 7 = ATCC 23350 DNA window includes the following coding sequences:
- a CDS encoding iron-hydroxamate ABC transporter substrate-binding protein, whose translation MKKQSWLIGLALLLVFALSACSGAKENSGSASGKEKTDMRTYQSAKGNIDIPAHPKRIVTDFYAGELLSVDANVVGAGSWAFKNPFIKTQLKHITDVGNPVNVEKVMQLKPDLIVLMKDDQYEKLSKIAPTIVIPFNTAKNTKDTVSLFGDITGAKDKAKSFMADFNKKAEADRKRLKDVIGKDTTVGLYETTDKGEIWIFNDNSGRGGQAVYNALGLKAPAKIEKDIIKSGAMKQISQEVIPQYAADYMFITDYNPNGESKTFERLKESSVWKNLDAVKNNRVFINDYHTFYPYDPIAVSKQMDIITDMLIKRAEENKK comes from the coding sequence ATGAAGAAACAATCATGGCTGATCGGCCTGGCACTTCTGCTCGTTTTTGCCTTAAGCGCCTGCAGCGGCGCGAAGGAAAACAGCGGATCAGCATCAGGTAAAGAGAAGACAGACATGCGTACATATCAATCGGCAAAAGGAAATATTGATATACCCGCACACCCGAAGCGGATCGTCACTGACTTTTATGCGGGTGAGCTGCTGTCCGTTGACGCAAATGTCGTCGGGGCGGGCTCATGGGCTTTCAAAAATCCGTTTATCAAAACACAGCTGAAACACATCACGGACGTCGGCAATCCCGTCAATGTGGAGAAAGTGATGCAGCTGAAGCCAGATTTAATCGTACTGATGAAGGATGACCAATACGAGAAACTATCGAAAATCGCGCCAACGATTGTCATTCCTTTTAACACCGCAAAAAATACGAAAGATACGGTCAGCCTATTCGGTGACATTACCGGAGCGAAGGATAAAGCCAAAAGCTTTATGGCAGACTTCAACAAAAAAGCTGAAGCCGATCGAAAGCGGCTCAAAGATGTGATCGGCAAAGATACGACAGTCGGCCTTTATGAAACGACGGACAAAGGCGAGATCTGGATTTTCAATGACAATTCCGGCCGCGGCGGCCAGGCCGTTTATAACGCGCTCGGATTAAAAGCGCCGGCTAAAATTGAAAAAGACATCATCAAATCGGGTGCCATGAAACAGATTTCTCAAGAGGTCATCCCTCAATATGCGGCTGATTATATGTTCATTACCGATTACAATCCGAACGGAGAAAGCAAAACGTTTGAGCGTCTTAAAGAGTCATCCGTTTGGAAAAATCTCGACGCCGTGAAGAACAATCGTGTCTTTATCAACGACTATCACACCTTCTATCCGTATGACCCGATTGCCGTCAGCAAACAGATGGATATCATCACCGACATGCTGATCAAACGGGCTGAAGAAAATAAAAAATAA